The DNA region ATTTTTGCGTATCCCAAGGAATCACGTTTTTTGATACCGGAGATTCTTACGGTACAGGTCGCCTCAACGGTCGCAGTGAGAGCTTACTTGGTCAATTTTCTCAGGAGTACAGAGGTGCTCATCAACAAGACATTATTTTGGCAACAAAGCTGGCTCCCTATCCCTGGCGACTAACGTCAAACTCAATGAAGCGTGCCTATAAAGATTCGTCTAAACGTTTACAGCGCCCAGTGGATTTGGTGCAGCTCCATTGGTCAACAGCAAATTACGCACCCTGGCAGGAAAAGCCTCTATTAAAGGGTCTTGCAGGGCTTTATGAAGCAGGAAAGGTTAGGGGAGTTGGCGTCTCGAATTTTGGAGGCAAACGTCTTCGAAAAATTCATAGCTGGCTACAGGATTGGGGGGTTCCGATTAAAACGCTGCAAGTACAATACTCATTGCTCTCGACAACACCTGTGACAGAACTATCGGTTAAAGAAGTTTGTGATGAGCTTGGGATTCAGTTAATTGCTTATAGTCCATTGGCTTTGGGATTATTGACAGGTAAATATAATCTTGCTCGCCCATTGCCTAAAGGATTACGGCGACGAGTCTTCAAACAAGTTTTACCGAAAATGAAGAGTTTACAGGGTTGTCTCGGGGAATTAGCAACGCTGCATGGGAAATCGATACCACAAGTGGCTCTAAATTGGTGCATTTGTAAGGGGACATTGCCAATTCCAGGTGCAAAAACATTAGCTCAAGCGCAAGAAAATGCTGGGGCGCTGGGTTGGTCTCTTACGGCGGCAGAAGTCGAGGCTTTAGACAAAGAAGCATCTCAGGTCACAAAGACAATGGTGCAAAATCCATTTCAATCTCGCTAGAGGCGATCGCCACGAAATCTGGGCAATATGGGACGTTTTTTGGAGAAAACGGTTTCTATAGAGAGGATTTTCGGGTCTAATGGGGAGATTTACGATTTGTGATTACCTTCCCTGATCTTCTATATTTGGTATATATTTGAAGGGAAGTTGCGTTTTCAAACACTACATTTAGTGTTTAAAGAATGAGTACAGAATTAGTTCCAGACTTCGAAATAGATACAGCGCAGCAGTTGGCAGAATACTTAGCTCAAGCGGAAACTTGGTCAGAAATTGAGCGGTTAACAGAAGCTTTTAAAGCCCTAAAAGTTGAAGCATGGGGTCTACTTAGTGAGGA from [Leptolyngbya] sp. PCC 7376 includes:
- a CDS encoding aldo/keto reductase codes for the protein MTTNNPLSLPTLGCGTWAWGNRLLWDYSPEMDAELQQIFDFCVSQGITFFDTGDSYGTGRLNGRSESLLGQFSQEYRGAHQQDIILATKLAPYPWRLTSNSMKRAYKDSSKRLQRPVDLVQLHWSTANYAPWQEKPLLKGLAGLYEAGKVRGVGVSNFGGKRLRKIHSWLQDWGVPIKTLQVQYSLLSTTPVTELSVKEVCDELGIQLIAYSPLALGLLTGKYNLARPLPKGLRRRVFKQVLPKMKSLQGCLGELATLHGKSIPQVALNWCICKGTLPIPGAKTLAQAQENAGALGWSLTAAEVEALDKEASQVTKTMVQNPFQSR